DNA from Halorarum salinum:
ATCCTCTCGAAGTTCACCTGGGGGGAGACGTTCCTCGAACTGAACGAGGAACCGCTCCGGCGGTACGCCGACTGCGCCGACTCCGCCGACGTCGTCGCCGTCCAGGGGGAGTACCTCGACCGCTGAGCCCGCCCTCCCGCCACCGGCCCGTTCTCACTCGGCGACGAAGGCGCCGATGGCGCCCGCGACCGCCGAGTCGAGCGCGAACACGAGCGTCACGAGGAACCCGAGCACCAGCAGCCCCGTCCCCCCGACCACGCCGCCGAACGGACCTCCGCCGGCGAGGCCGAGGAGGCCCCCGAAGAACGCGACGAGGAGGGTGAAGGCGACGCCGGTGAGCGACCCCGCGATGGCGCCGTGGACGGCGCCGTTGAGGACGCCGCCGCCGGCGAGATACCCCGCGACCAGGCCGCCGACGATGCCCGCGCCGAGCTGGCCGACCACCGGGAGCCCGGAGCCGATCACCGCGACCATCAGGAACGTCACGAACCCCCAGCTGACGGCGCGCCAGTCGATCATGGTCGGTCGAAGGAGGCCCGGGCGTATCTACGTTTCTCCGGGGGCGTCGTCCGCGAGCAGGTCGCCCCCACCTCGCGCCGCCCGGCGTTCGTCGGTCGGGACGAACAGGCGGTCCGTCCCCGGGTCGTACACGGACTCGGCGGGCGCCTCGTCCGTCGGAGGCGCGGCCACGTCGTCGGCCGGGTCGACGCGCTTGCCGGGCGTCCCGTGACGCTCGCGGGCCCGTTCCGCCGCCTCGCGGACGCTCGCCGCCGCCACGCCGCGTCGCTCGGCCCACTCCGCCGCCGGGAGCCCCATCGACTCGACCGCCCAGGCGTCGACGGCGGCGTCGGGGGCGAACCCGGCGAGGAGCAGGTCGGCGACCGTCGCGAACGCGTGACGTTCGGCGGCCCGCCACGGCTCGGGCTTGTTCACCCGAACCGGGTAGAGGAACGGCGCCTCGTACGTCCTCGCGAGCGACCGCGAGAACGAGACGGTGCGTCCCTCGGCCTCCTGGAACGCCCGGAGGTTCGTCGCCGCCGCCGCCGCCAGCAGGTCCTCGTCGACCTCGTAGCCGGCGTCCGCGAGCGCCGACTCGAGTTCGCGGAAGCCGAAGGCGAACCACGCCGCGTCCGGCCCCGACAGGAGGAGGTGGTCCGGACCCTCGGGGTCGCGCGCGGCGGCGAACTCCTCGGCGAGTCGGTCGCGGACGGCGTCGTGGAGCGTCCGCAGCCCCACCTTCACGTCGGACGGCTCGAAGTCGGTGTTTGCCGCGACGGCCTCGATGACCGCGTCGTCGATGGCCGGCCTGTGCATACCCGACGGCTCGGGCGCCGCGGGAAGAAGGTTGTCCTCCGGCTATCAGCGACTGAGGACGGGTCGGTGGAATCCAGGGGGGGCGAGCACGGACGACGTGACGGGGTCTGGTTGTCCGGCGCGCGGTGGCCGCCCCTCGTGCGCGGCCGCTCGTGGGAGGGACGAGCACGGCGAGACCGTCGGTCTCGCTAGCCCGCGGGCGACCCGCAAGTCGCCCGCGGACACCGCAGGCGAGCGAACGAAGTGAGCGAATACGAGGAGCCCGGGAGGCTAGGGAGGGCGAGGGGGCTTTCGACACAGCACTGCGGCGACTGCACTGACGGCGGAACGACACCCGTGAAGGCTTTCGAGACGGGCGTTCGCCGCCCAGCAGCCCCCGACGCTCAGGAGACGAACTTCAGCAGGTCGTCGCGCTTCGCCTCGCGGAACCGCTCCCGGAGGATCTCGCGGAGCGGTTCGATGCTCCCGCGCTTGGCGGTCACGGGCGCGACGATGTGGTCCCACTGCTGCCACGGGGGGTAGAGCCCCAGCCGTTCGCACAGTTCGTTCAGGCGCGCGTCGCGGTCCTCGACCTTGTCCATCTTGTTGACCGCGACGACCGGCGGCACGTCCACGTCCTGAAGGAACGAGAACAGTTCGACGTCGTGGGGGATCTCCTCGTCGTTCGTGTGCCGGTCGATGATGTCGACGGCGCTCTTGCCGTCGACGACCAGCACGCCCGCGAGGACGTGCTCGGCGTTCTCCTCCACGTAGCGGACCACGTCGGTCTTGATCGCCTCCCGGCGGTCCTCCTCGACGCCGGACATGAACCCGAAGCCGGGGAGGTCGGTGAACATGAAGCTCTCGGGCGCCCAGTCGTAGTGGTTCGGCTGACGGGTGACGCCGGGCTTCTTTCCGGTCGTGAAGTCGTGGCCCGTGAGCTCGCGCATGAGCGTGGACTTCCCGACGTTCGACCGGCCGACGAGCACCACCTCGGCGTCGCGGTCGGGTCGTCCATCGAAGGTCATACGTCGGGGTTGGGCGAGTAGTCGGATAAGGGTACGGAGCCGTCGAGCGCCCGTCCGCCGATCCGACGTCCCCGGCGTGTGCGTTGGACGGTGGTCCTACTCCTCGGGCCGAACGTACACCCACTCCGGCGTGACGACGACCCTGTGCCCCTCGAACGTGAACGCCAGCCGGTTCGGCGTCCGCCCGCGACGCCGGTCGAAGGCGTCCTCGATGGCGTCCGGGTCGACGGCGTGGGCCAGCGGCTCCATCCCGAGCGGGTCGCTGTCGGCGGCGATCCCGACGCCCCGGACGACCGCTTCCGGGTACGATTCGTACTCGGAGACGGCGTACGCGTGGAACCCGTCGTCACCCGATTCCGGGCAGTCAGGCGGGGGGCCCTCGGTCATGGGTACGCTGGACGGTTCGACGGACGGCTGTTGAACGTAGGGACAAACGCGTCGAACTGTCGTCGCGGGCGCCGTCGTGCGGCGGGGACGGGTGCCATCGCCGACGGGAACCGCAGTCGCGTCGCTCACGACTCGGTCGTCCGATCGCGAGCGGTCGCGGGTTCGCCGCCGTCGGTCGCGGTCCCGCCGAGCGCGTTCATGACGGTCGCGGGGAGTCGGTTCACGGTGGCGCGACCCGCCTGCTCGCGGACGACGAGTCCGTCCTCCTCGAGCGACGTGAGGTGGTGCGAAATCGTGCTGGGACTCCGGTCCAGTTCGTCCGCGAGTCGGTCGTTGCGCGCCTCGCCGAGTGCCGCGAGCGTCTCCAGCAGCCGTCGAACGGCGGCGTCCGAGAGGGCCGCGACGAGGGCCGTGCCGTCCACGTCGATCGGGTAGAACCGGCGCTTGCCCCGGACCTTCTCGGTCCGGATCAGGTTCTCCCGTTCGAGGACGCGGAGGTGGTGCCGGACCGACGAGAGCGAGAGGTCGCTCCGCTCCCCGAGTTCCGAGAGGTAGACGCCCGGTGCGTCCGCGATGGCGTCGTGGATGGCGCGCCGGCGTTCGTGATCGAGGGGGTCGGACCCGTCGTGGCGACTGAACCGGAGGGCGAGGACGTACCGCCAGGGCCGGGTCACGTCCGCAGGGGGGATCCGGAGCGCGATCCGTTCCGCCTGCGGCCATAGCGTCCCGCTCAGCGCCAGCGCGTTCGCGGTTCCCCCCGCCGCGGCCGAGAGGACGACGACCGCGAGGAGGCCGGCGGCCGGGCCGCCGCCGGACCCTGATGCGGGGAACTCACCGCCCGTGTCGGCCCCGGCCGTGTGGCCGTGGTCCGACTCCTCGTCCGGTACTCGTTCGTCCCCCCTCGGTTCGCGGCGCGAGGTCCCGCTTCCGGGGATCCACCCGCTCGACTCGTGTTCGGCAGTCCGCCGCGACTCCGCCCAGTGGACGCCGTCCCCCGCCTCCGCGACGGGCCCGTGGAGCGCGTCCGGGGCCCGGTCGACCGTCCCGAGGAGCGCGTCGGACGCCGCTTCGACCGTCCCGTCGAGTTCGTCGGTCGCCCCGTCGACAGTTTCCTCCGGGCGCTCGCCCGCGTCGTCGATCCCCTCGACGGTGGCGTTCGTCGTCTCCTTGAGCGTCTCGTCCGTCGTCCCGTCGACGGCGTCCTCGACCGTCCCGGTCGTCTCGTCGGACGCTTCGACCGTTTCGTTCGACGGTTCGTCGAGCGTCCCGGTCGTGTCGTTCGCCGCTCCGTCGGACTCCTCGGCGGTTGCGTTCGTCGTCTCGACGGTCTCGTTCGTCGCTCCGTCGACCGTCCCGGCCGTCTCGTCGGACGCTTCGACCGGTTCGTTCGCCGGTTCGTCGACGACGCCGGACGGGTCGCCGGGGGTCGCGTCGGCGACCGCGAGTCCGGTCGATAACAGGAGGAGCGAGAGGGCACACGCCAGTGCGAGGCGGGGCGTCGGCGGGTCCATGGTGCTGACGACCGCGTACGGTGGTTGCCGAGCGACTCTTATTTCCCATCGGTTCGCAACCGTTAATAATCTGTTCCCGGACGCGTACCCGACCCGTGAGCGTTACGGAACGGTTTCGCGGGGAAGCGGTACCCGGACACGTCCGTCCGACCGCGGCGCCACACGGCGGGGAACTGGCATCGTCGGCCGGTCGTCACGTCGCTCCGGCGGTCCCGACGGAACCGGCCGGGACGGCCCATCGGGGTGGAACGTATTAGTGGCGCCCGGACCGGGTTCCAAGCATGGACAAGCAGCCCCTCCGCGAGCGGGTCTGGGACGACCTGGAGGAGTCGGGCGTGGCCCGGTTCCCCTTCCCGCCGCACGGGCGAATCCCGAACTTCGCCGGCGCTGACGAGGCGTGCGACCGCCTCACCGAAACGGACGAGTGGGCCGACGCCGAGGTCCTCAAGTGCAACCCCGACGCGCCCCAGCTTCCGGTCAGGCGGGCCGCGCTCCGCGCCGGCAAGACCGTCTTCGTGGCGGTCCCGCGACTGCGGGAGGAACGCCCGTTCCTGCGGCTCGCCCCCGAGGAGGTGCCCGACGTCGACGCGGCGACCACCGTCTCGGGCGCCTCGGACCACGGCGTCCCGGTCGGTCCCGACGAGGTGCCACACGTCGACCTGATCGTCTCGGGCAGCGTCGCGGTCACCGAGTCCGGCGGCCGCGTCGGCAAGGGCGAGGGGTTCGCCGACGTGGAGTTCGCGGTCCTCTCGGAACTGGGCGCGGCGGACTCGGGGACCACGGTCGCGACGACCGTCCACGAGCGACAGGTCGTCGAGGACGACGTGGACCTCGACGACCACGACGTGCCGCTGGACCTGATCTGTACGCCCGGGCGGACGATCCGTCCGGAACGCGGCCCGCGGCCGCGGGGGATCGACTGGGGGGCGCTCGGCGAGGAAACGCTGGCCGAGATCCCGGTCCTTCGGCGGCTCGACCCGCGGTGAGACGTCGACGGACTCCCACGCGGGCCGCCACCTCCCCCGTATCCCGGGATTATTTGCCTCGCCGACGCGTGGCGTACCTGTGCGACTCGTTCAGGTGATGGTGCCGGCGGGCAAGCGCGAGACCGTCCTCTCGACGCTGGACGAGGAGGGGATCGACTTCGTCCTCTCGGACGAGACGAGCGGACGGCAGTACACCGCGGTCGTCTCGTTCCCGTTGCCGACCGAGGCCGTCGAACCCGTGCTCCAGCGGTTGCGTGAGGTGGGGATCGAACGCGACGCCTACACCGTCGTACTGAACGCCGAAACGGTCGTCTCCGAGCGGTTCGAGCAGCTCGAGGAGCGGTACGCCGACTCCGAGGAGAACGAGGACCGCATCGCCCGCGAGGAGCTGGCCGCCCGCGCCGAGGACATGGCGCCGCGGACCGGCGCCTACGTCACGTTGACCGTCATCAGCGCCGTCGTCGCCACCGCCGGCCTGCTGCTCGACTCGCCCGCGGTCGTCGTCGGCTCGATGGTCATCGCGCCGCTCATCGGGCCGGCGATGGCCACCAGCGTCGGCACGGTCATCGACGACGCGGACATGTTCCGCCGGGGGGTCAGGCTCCAGATGCTCGGCGCCGTGCTCTCGGTCGCGAGCGCGGCGCTGTTCGCCGCGATGGTCCGGTTCGGCAACGTCGTCCCGCCCGGGACCGAGGTGTTCACCATCAACGAGGTTCGCGAACGGCTCGCCCCCGACGTGCTCTCGCTCCCCATCGCGCTCGGCGCCGGCATCGCGGCCGCCCTCTCGATCTCCTCGGGCGTCTCGACGGCGCTGGTCGGCGTCATGATCGCCGCGGCGCTCGTCCCGCCGATCGCCGTCGTCGGCATCGGCATCGCGTGGGGCGCGCCGCTCACCGTGGCCGGCGCCGCCCTGCTCGTCGTCGTGAACTTCCTCTCGATCAACTTCGCCGCGCTCGCGGTGCTCTGGTACAAGGGGTATCGTCCGGAGAGCTTCTTCCACCTCGACCGGGTGCGGTCGGCCACGACGAAACGGATCGTCGTGCTCGGCGTCGCCATCATGCTCACGACGGTCGTGCTCGTCGGGATCACCTACGCCTCCTACCAGAGCGCCACGTTCGAGCAGACCGTCGTCGACGAGACGAGGGCGATCGTCGGCGACGACGGGATCGTCCTCGGGATCGACGTGTCCTACGGCGGGTTCCCGTTCCGACAGCCGACCGCCGTCACCGTGACGGTCGGACACGAGGCGGGAACCGACCCGCCCCCCGTCGCGGAGCCGCTGGCCGAGCAACTCGCGGACGACACCCCGGCACAGTTCCGGATCAACGGGGCCGACGAGATCTCGATCTCGGTCCGGTTCGTCCCGATCGAGGAGGCCACGATCCGGGAGCGCGAGGTCGGCGTCCGTGGGAGCGAATGAGACAAATCGCCGTTTGTGCCTAGAGTACGTTGAAGCCCGGTGGGATCGACGGGTTCGACGTGAAGCGAGTAGCCACCCTCCTCACGGTGCTGGTCGTCCTCCTGGCCGGCTGCGCCGGAGCCGTCACGAACGCCGCGCCGAACGCCGGATCCGGCGATTCGGCCGACACGAACGCCGTCACCGCGACCGGCAGCGCCACCGTCTCTGCCGCGCCGGACGTCGCGACCATCACGGTCGCCGCCGAGTCGACCGCCGACACCGCCGCCGCCGCCCGCACGCAGGTCGCCGAGGACGCCGACGCCCTCCGGACCGCGCTCGCGGACGCGGGCTACGAGGTCGAGACGGTCGACTTCCGGCTCAGGCCCGAGTTCGACCGGGCCGGCGGCGAGCGCGAGCAGGTCGGTTACCGCGCGGTCCACGTCTTCGAGTTCGAGGCGCAACCCGACGCCGCCGGCGAGGCCGTCGACCTCGCGGTCGACAACGGCGCGGCCGCGGTGAACGACGTCCGGTTCGAACTGGACGACGAGCACCGCGCCGAACTCCGACGGGAGGCGCTCGCCGACGCCGTGGGCGACGCCCGCGGCGACGCGGAGGCGGTCGCCGGCGCCGCGGACCGCACGGTCGGCTCCGAGCTCTCGATGCAGGTCGGCTCGCAGGGATACTCCCCCCACGAGGTCCGATACACCGCCGAGGCCGCCGATTCGGCCACCTCGTTCGAGCCCGGTCCCGTGACGGTCTCCGCGTCCGTGACCGTGACCTACGAACTGGAGTAGCGACGGAACCGGGGCTCGGGTTCGCGACGGACCCGAACGGGTGCCCCCGCGACCGACCCTCGCCCGCTCAGTTCCGCGAGGGGAGGTCCGGCTCGTAGCCCACCGCCTCGACCGCGAGGTCGAGCACCCCGTCGACGTTCTCGCCCTCGGTGACGCTCATGTAGGCGTCGGCGTCCACGTCCCGCGAGCGGTCGCTCTTGTTGCAGACGACCAGGACGGGCGAGTCGAAGGTGGATTCCACCTCCTCCAGGAGCGCGAGCTGGTCCGCCAGCGGGTAGCCGCAGTCGGCCGACGCGTCGACGACGAACAGCACCGCGTCAGCGAGGTGGGTGAGCGCGGAGACGGCCTGGCGCTCGATGTCGTTGCGCTCCTCGGCCGGTCGGTCGAGCAGGCCGGGCGTGTCGATGATCTGGTAGCGGATCCGATCGCGCTCGAAGTGGCCGATCTGGACCGCCTTCGTCGTGAACGGGTAGGAGGCGATCTCGTTGCTGGCGCGGGTGACCGCGTTGACGAACGAGGACTTGCCGACGTTCGGGTAGCCGGCGACGACGATGGCCGGCTCGTCCGGGCGGATGTCGGGCAGGGTCTTCAGCGCGTCGCGCGCCTCGCCGACCGTCAGGAGGTCGTCGGCGACCTCGTCGACGACGTCGGCCATCCGGGCGAACGCCTGCTTTCGGTGCTTGCGGGCGGTCTCGACGTTCGAGCTCCGGATCTTGCTGGCGTACTCCGAGCGGAGTTCGGCGATCCGGTTGGAGGCCCAGTTGACCTCCGAGAGCGCCTGCCGGAGCTCGTCGACGTTCACGACGGCGTCGGCCAGTTCGTAGTAGAACGGGTCGACCTCGTACTCGAAGTCGGGCCAGTCGTTCGAGACGTTCTCGAGGTTGTCCGAGAGGATGTTGCCGGCGGTGCGGAGCATCGACTCCTGGGCCTCGATGCCGCCCTTGGCGCGGCCGGCGCGGGCCGCGCGCGAGAAGGCCTTGTCGACCAGTTCCTCGGCGCGGGGCGTGGTGGGGAGGTTTTCGAATATCATGGCGATTCGTGGTTAATTGCGTGTTCGTTGGCCGTGAGGCCGTAAAAGCCCGTCCGTTCGCGCTTTCGGGCCGTTCGGGGCCAAACCCTGGGCGACGCGGTTCGGCGGAGGACGGTGGCGGGGCCGTTCGGTCCGTCCACCGCGGGCGCCTCACGCACCCGCGGGTCGCCCCCTCGAACCTCGTGCTCACCCGCAATCGTTTTGCCCGCGCCACAGTTACACACCCATATATGAGCGAGACACCGGACGACGACCGACTGGAGGAGCTCCGGGAGAAGAAGATGGAGGAGCTACAGGACCGCGCCGGCGGCGAGGCCGACGAGGAGGCCCAGCAGGCCGCCCAGGAACAGGCGGAACGCCAGCAGGACGCCCTCCTGAAACAGTACCTCACCGACGGCGCGCGCCAGCGGCTCAACGCCGTCGAGATGAGCAAGCCGGAGTTCGCACAGCAGGTGAAACAGCAGGTCACCGCGCTGGCGCGGAGCGGTCGCATCCAGGACCGCATCGACGAGGACCAGATGAAGTCGCTGCTCCGGGAGCTCCAGCCCGAGCAGAAGAGCTTCGACATCCGCCGGCGCTGAATGGAGCTCGCGCTGCTGTACAGCGGCGGGAAGGACTCCTCGCTCGCGGCGCTCGTGCTCGACGGCTTCTACGACGTGCGGCTCGTCACGGCCCACTTCGACGTCACCGACGACCACGAGCACGCCCGCCGGGCCGCCGAGGCGCTGGGGCTGCCGTTCGAGACGCACGAACTCGACCCCGAGGTGGCCGCCGAGGCGGTCGAGACGATGCGCGAGGACGGCTACCCCCGAAACGGCATCCAGCGGGTCCACGAGCACGCGCTGGAGGAGGTCGCCGCGCTCGACGTCGACGCCGTGGCGGACGGCACCCGCCGTGACGACCGCGTCCCCTCGGTGTCGCGGGCGTTCGCGCAGTCGCTGGAGGACCGCCACGACGTCGACTACATCGCGCCCCTCTCCGGGTTCGGACGCAACGCGGTCGACCGCCTGGTCGAGGAGACGCTCGACGTGGAGTCCGGACCGAGCGAGGAGATCCCGAAGGCCGACTACGAGGGGGAACTCCGCGAACTCCTCCGCGAAGACGGCGGCGACGACGCCGTCGCCGAGGTGTTCCCCGCACACGAGCAGACGTACGTGCGCGGCACGCTGGACTAGCGTCGGGGACTCCCCGTTCCACCCCCCGGCCCGACCGGAATCGCGCCCCTTTCCCGTCGCCGCCCGACACCCGACAGTGCCCCTCCAGCCGGGAATCGTCGTCGCCGTCCCCTTGCGTTTTCGGCGAGTGTTGAGTGACGAAACTTTATGAGGGCAGAAAGTTCGGCTATATCGGCCAAGGGCCGCCGTGTGGTACCGAGTTCTGATTGAGTAACTCCGAAATTTCAGAGATTCACACCGAACGGCACCTACAAAAGATCCGGTAGGCGACCAGAAGCTCAACGTTCACCTCGCTCCGGAGTGACCTAGGATCGAAGCCGAGAGGAATGAGACATTCACAGAAGTCCCTTAGAAGGACGCTTTGCGCGGAGGTACAAAATTCAGTTAAATAACAATAATATCGACATCCTACCATAATTCGAGCCAGTTATATTCTTATATAGTTATGTAAATAACATTTATTTATTATATACTTATATGGAAGATTGGATGTCCAGAGATCCACAAGTCAGCCGACGTAAGTACGTGAAATCAATGGGCGCAGGGGCCACCGTGTTCGGCCTCGATAGGTTTTCATTCACGCCCAAAATTACAATCCCTCTTCTCAGATCAAAGCAAGGAGTCGTTGAAGAAGAGGAAGTCCCCCGAGCGTGGTGGCAGCATGTTCAAACATCAAAGAGGGTAGTGGAAAAGGTTAGAGAACAATACAGCGGCGTTAAAGGATTCAAAAGCGCCTATCGGACAATTTCGGACGAGCGAATCAAAGGCTACCGAAAGAAGAAAATAGCTATTGAAATTGACACAGAAGAAGCTCCAAATATTCCACTTGGATCCGACACGCCGAACGGTCCATTCCCTGAGGAAGTTAATGGAATTGGAGTTGAAACGAGAGAAAATCTCAATCGTACAGCGTCCGCATGCAAGAACGTAGGACACTTCGACCCAATTCCGGGTGGCACGGGTATATTCAACCAACAAGGGTTGAAGGCAACTGCATGCTGTAAAGTCACGTATAATGGTTCTCCCCGTCTATTAACTGTCTCCCATATGACTCTCTGTAGAAAGGAACCAGTTTACCAAGATAGTGACGAGCAGCGGCAGATAGGGTCAATCGACAACCTATCGGCATCCCAGGATTGGGCAACAATCGACCTAAACTCAGATTACGATCTGGATAATACTATCCGACTCCCGAGTGGCACTGAGTACCCGGTTAACGGGTGGATTACAGAGGGAGGGGTTGAAACGTATGCATCAAATGGGAGAGAATTTCTTAAGGTTGGATCCGAGACCGGAAGAACGAAGAACTCGATCTTGAACCACTATGCTCCCTTTGATGATGATTGCTCAAACTACGAAAAAGGAATCGACATGCGAAACAATGGTGCCAATGGCGATTCAGGCGGGCCTATCTTCCTCCTCACCGACAACAACACCGCGTTCATTCTCGCCATCAACCAATACAATGGCGGTGGTACTGTTGATATCGGTTGTTCTGGGATAGCTGAGAAAAACTACAGTGGTGGAATCGCAGCTTGGTATCTCCAAAATAATACACCAATCAGCTTCTGACTGG
Protein-coding regions in this window:
- a CDS encoding DUF7411 family protein, with the protein product MELALLYSGGKDSSLAALVLDGFYDVRLVTAHFDVTDDHEHARRAAEALGLPFETHELDPEVAAEAVETMREDGYPRNGIQRVHEHALEEVAALDVDAVADGTRRDDRVPSVSRAFAQSLEDRHDVDYIAPLSGFGRNAVDRLVEETLDVESGPSEEIPKADYEGELRELLREDGGDDAVAEVFPAHEQTYVRGTLD
- a CDS encoding SIMPL domain-containing protein codes for the protein MKRVATLLTVLVVLLAGCAGAVTNAAPNAGSGDSADTNAVTATGSATVSAAPDVATITVAAESTADTAAAARTQVAEDADALRTALADAGYEVETVDFRLRPEFDRAGGEREQVGYRAVHVFEFEAQPDAAGEAVDLAVDNGAAAVNDVRFELDDEHRAELRREALADAVGDARGDAEAVAGAADRTVGSELSMQVGSQGYSPHEVRYTAEAADSATSFEPGPVTVSASVTVTYELE
- a CDS encoding DUF5518 domain-containing protein; this encodes MIDWRAVSWGFVTFLMVAVIGSGLPVVGQLGAGIVGGLVAGYLAGGGVLNGAVHGAIAGSLTGVAFTLLVAFFGGLLGLAGGGPFGGVVGGTGLLVLGFLVTLVFALDSAVAGAIGAFVAE
- a CDS encoding DNA-binding protein, which codes for MSETPDDDRLEELREKKMEELQDRAGGEADEEAQQAAQEQAERQQDALLKQYLTDGARQRLNAVEMSKPEFAQQVKQQVTALARSGRIQDRIDEDQMKSLLRELQPEQKSFDIRRR
- the engB gene encoding GTP-binding protein EngB gives rise to the protein MTFDGRPDRDAEVVLVGRSNVGKSTLMRELTGHDFTTGKKPGVTRQPNHYDWAPESFMFTDLPGFGFMSGVEEDRREAIKTDVVRYVEENAEHVLAGVLVVDGKSAVDIIDRHTNDEEIPHDVELFSFLQDVDVPPVVAVNKMDKVEDRDARLNELCERLGLYPPWQQWDHIVAPVTAKRGSIEPLREILRERFREAKRDDLLKFVS
- a CDS encoding NOG1 family protein, whose translation is MIFENLPTTPRAEELVDKAFSRAARAGRAKGGIEAQESMLRTAGNILSDNLENVSNDWPDFEYEVDPFYYELADAVVNVDELRQALSEVNWASNRIAELRSEYASKIRSSNVETARKHRKQAFARMADVVDEVADDLLTVGEARDALKTLPDIRPDEPAIVVAGYPNVGKSSFVNAVTRASNEIASYPFTTKAVQIGHFERDRIRYQIIDTPGLLDRPAEERNDIERQAVSALTHLADAVLFVVDASADCGYPLADQLALLEEVESTFDSPVLVVCNKSDRSRDVDADAYMSVTEGENVDGVLDLAVEAVGYEPDLPSRN
- a CDS encoding TIGR00341 family protein — protein: MRLVQVMVPAGKRETVLSTLDEEGIDFVLSDETSGRQYTAVVSFPLPTEAVEPVLQRLREVGIERDAYTVVLNAETVVSERFEQLEERYADSEENEDRIAREELAARAEDMAPRTGAYVTLTVISAVVATAGLLLDSPAVVVGSMVIAPLIGPAMATSVGTVIDDADMFRRGVRLQMLGAVLSVASAALFAAMVRFGNVVPPGTEVFTINEVRERLAPDVLSLPIALGAGIAAALSISSGVSTALVGVMIAAALVPPIAVVGIGIAWGAPLTVAGAALLVVVNFLSINFAALAVLWYKGYRPESFFHLDRVRSATTKRIVVLGVAIMLTTVVLVGITYASYQSATFEQTVVDETRAIVGDDGIVLGIDVSYGGFPFRQPTAVTVTVGHEAGTDPPPVAEPLAEQLADDTPAQFRINGADEISISVRFVPIEEATIREREVGVRGSE
- a CDS encoding HalOD1 output domain-containing protein, translated to MTEGPPPDCPESGDDGFHAYAVSEYESYPEAVVRGVGIAADSDPLGMEPLAHAVDPDAIEDAFDRRRGRTPNRLAFTFEGHRVVVTPEWVYVRPEE
- a CDS encoding winged helix-turn-helix transcriptional regulator encodes the protein MDPPTPRLALACALSLLLLSTGLAVADATPGDPSGVVDEPANEPVEASDETAGTVDGATNETVETTNATAEESDGAANDTTGTLDEPSNETVEASDETTGTVEDAVDGTTDETLKETTNATVEGIDDAGERPEETVDGATDELDGTVEAASDALLGTVDRAPDALHGPVAEAGDGVHWAESRRTAEHESSGWIPGSGTSRREPRGDERVPDEESDHGHTAGADTGGEFPASGSGGGPAAGLLAVVVLSAAAGGTANALALSGTLWPQAERIALRIPPADVTRPWRYVLALRFSRHDGSDPLDHERRRAIHDAIADAPGVYLSELGERSDLSLSSVRHHLRVLERENLIRTEKVRGKRRFYPIDVDGTALVAALSDAAVRRLLETLAALGEARNDRLADELDRSPSTISHHLTSLEEDGLVVREQAGRATVNRLPATVMNALGGTATDGGEPATARDRTTES
- a CDS encoding 5-formyltetrahydrofolate cyclo-ligase — its product is MDKQPLRERVWDDLEESGVARFPFPPHGRIPNFAGADEACDRLTETDEWADAEVLKCNPDAPQLPVRRAALRAGKTVFVAVPRLREERPFLRLAPEEVPDVDAATTVSGASDHGVPVGPDEVPHVDLIVSGSVAVTESGGRVGKGEGFADVEFAVLSELGAADSGTTVATTVHERQVVEDDVDLDDHDVPLDLICTPGRTIRPERGPRPRGIDWGALGEETLAEIPVLRRLDPR